A window of Bacteroidales bacterium genomic DNA:
ATCGGTTACCTGGAACGCATCCTCATCCTGACCTTTATCCTGATGTCCTACTACGAAGGAATCGGGTTCCTGTTTGCCGCGAAATCCATTTTCCGCTTCGGCGAACTGACCAAATCGAAGGAACGGGCGCTCACCGAATATATCCTGGTAGGTACCCTGCTGAGTTTCACCCTGGCGATCGCTACCGGCGTCCTGCTGCAAATCCTGATCTGACCATGCCTTCCGTAGAACAGCTTCGAATCACCGATTATACCTATGATCTTCCCGACGAACGGATCGCCAGGTATCCGCTGACGGAACGCGACCGTTCCAAACTGCTGGTATACCGCAACGGAAAGATCAGCGAAGATATCTTTACCCGCTTGACCGACTACATCGCTCCCGGCGATATGCTGGTGTTCAACAATACCCGCGTGATCCGGGCACGTATAGAAATGGAAAAGGAAACAGGCGCCCGCATCGAGATCTTCTGCCTCGAGCCGCATGATCCACCGGACTACCAACTATCTTTTTCCCAGCAGAAAAGCGTGGTGTGGAAATGTCTGGTGGGTAACCTGAAAAAATGGAAATCAGGCCCCCTGAAAAGGGAAGTGTCGCTGAATGGCCAAACAATAGAGTTACAGGCGGAACGAACCGGGGGCACCAGCCGGTACCAGCTGATCCGCTTCGACTGGACCGGAGGGATCGATTTCGGCACTTTACTGGATGCTTTCGGGCATACTCCTATCCCACCCTACCTGAACCGCGACACCGAAGAAATAGATGAAACGCGTTACCAGACAGTGTATTCAAAACATAAGGGATCGGTGGCAGCTCCTACGGCCGGACTGCACTTCACCCCGGAGATCATGCAACGGCTCAGGGAAAAAGAAGCACAACTGGAAGAGATCACCTTACATGTAGGGGCTGGAACCTTCCGTCCGGTACAACAGGACGAAGTGAGCGAACACGAGATGCATACCGAATTTTTCTCCGTTCCTATCGGTTTTCTGCGCCGTTTGCTGGACAATAAAGGAGTATTGACCGCAGTGGGAACGACTTCGTTAAGAGCGCTGGAAAGTACCTACTGGCTGGGGGTAAAACTCATGCAGCCTGCAGCGGATATCCGCAGGATGAAACTGGAACAGTGGGAAGCCTACGATCTGCCGCAAAACATCAGTTTAAACGATGCCTTATCCTCGCTGATCACAGCAATGGAAGCCAACGGCATAAATACGCTATATGCTTCCACCCGGATCATGATCGTTCCGGGATATACCTTCCGGGTCTGCCAAAGGCTGATCACCAACTTCCACCAACCCCAAAGCACACTGCTGCTATTAGTGAGCGCTTTTACAGGCGAACATTGGAAAGATATCTACCAATATGCACTGGAACATGATTTTCGCTTTCTAAGCTATGGGGATAGCTCGCTGCTGGAATTATCCGGTTCATAATCTTACCAACAAATCAGCTTTTTTGTATATCTTTCAGTAAAGTTTTATTGGAAACGCTTTACAATTCTTGTTGCTTAATTTGATTTTTTATATTAGATTTGCTGGATATGAGGATAACTTTAATGGTTTTTTCTTGAAAAGAAATGCATGAAAACAACAGTTAATGATTTAATTCATTCAGAGTAGAAGTAAAAACTCATAAAAATATGTTAATGTATAAAACTCATATTATAGTAAAAAGTTTACCTATTTATAAGTTTGTTATGTTAAATCAAAGAGTCATAAAATATCTTAAAACTTATATAGTACATGAAAAAACAATCAATGTCTCTATGATGAACCAGCCGGACTTAGAAAAAGAAATAATTAGCTGATAAAAAATGAGATGTTATATCTAAATACGATTTGTACAACATAATGATCTAACACCAGTTGAGTTGATAAATAAGGAGTCCACTTACTTTTAACATTTGACTTCCGAGACGAATGTCAAACTATTCAATATTAAAAATAAAAACAATGTTCGACAAACACATACTTGAATTCAACAAAAATATTATTGAACTTAGAGAATTTGTTGATTTGATTGACCTTTTTTTAAACCAAAGACAAGATGAACATAGCAAAAAGTTTAACGCACTAATAATGTCTAATCTTGTGGGAAAAATACTAGCAGAGAAAACAGACTGGGAACCTGAAGAAAAAGAAAAATATGAAATTGAAAAAAAGAGATATGATAATGAGGTATTGGAAATATATAAAAGACCAATAGATCTTGACGTCGATATTGATATACTTAAAGAAGAAAGTGAAGAATCAAAAAACACAGGCTTTAAGTTATCATTAAATGCAAAAAAAGATATTGATGAAGATGTTAAAAAAGATTTGAAAAATTTTGGACAATCAAAACTACATATTTCAATTTTATATAAAAATTCACTGATTTCTTTGTTAAGTTCCGTTGAGTGGTTTTTCTCTCAAATTCTACATTTTTACTATGACAAATTTCCTGAATCGACAGGAATTCAAAAGAAAACCATGACTCTATCTGATTTGAAAAGTTTTGGAACAATTACAGATGCTGAGAAGTTCTTAATTGATAACAAAATTGAGGAGATATTGAGAAGTAGTTTTGAGAGTTGGATTGGTGTTTTAAAAACAGAATTATCTTTAAATTTAGGTTATCTTACTTCAATTGAAAATGAATTAATTGAAATTTATCAAAGAAGAAATTTGTTAGTTCATAATGGAGGAATTGTAAATTCTATTTATTTATCAAAAGTCAAAGAAGATAATAGAGAAAATATTAAGATTGAAGACACTCTTGATGTTGATAAAGAGTATTTAAATAATGCAATATGTAAACTACATAAATCATTTATTTTAATTGCTGCTGAACTTTGGAAAAAGCTTGACAAAGAAGACATTTTACGTGGAGATATCTTATCTCATATTGTTTACGAGAATTTACTTAAATCTCGTTGGGAAATATCAGAAGGGTTATCATATTTTATAATTAATGACTCACTAGTTAAACCAATTGATAAAGTTATTGCACAGTTGAATTATTGGTTAAGTATGAAACGACAAGGTAAATTTGAAGAAATAAAAACCACAATAGAAAAAGTCGATTTTTCTGATAAAATAGAAATCTTACAATTGGGGCTTTTTGCTCTAAGAGGAGAAACTGAAGCCTTTTTAAAAAAACTTCCACTAGCATTAGATTCAAAGCAATTAAATATTGAACGATTAGAAGAATTTCCAATTTTTGAAGAAATTAGGCAAACAGAAGAATATAAAAAATTTAAAGAGGAGTCTCATTATTTTAAAGAAGCTAATGTGGAAATTGAAGAATTGAATAGTATAGAAAAAATCTAAAATAGACTACCGCAAATCAACAAAATACCAGTCTGCTGAATATTGGCTATCTGTTTACAAAAAACAGAATCCTAATATTATATGATTAGAGGATTGCCTCAGATTTATTGTAAATAAATCGAT
This region includes:
- a CDS encoding S-adenosylmethionine:tRNA ribosyltransferase-isomerase; the protein is MPSVEQLRITDYTYDLPDERIARYPLTERDRSKLLVYRNGKISEDIFTRLTDYIAPGDMLVFNNTRVIRARIEMEKETGARIEIFCLEPHDPPDYQLSFSQQKSVVWKCLVGNLKKWKSGPLKREVSLNGQTIELQAERTGGTSRYQLIRFDWTGGIDFGTLLDAFGHTPIPPYLNRDTEEIDETRYQTVYSKHKGSVAAPTAGLHFTPEIMQRLREKEAQLEEITLHVGAGTFRPVQQDEVSEHEMHTEFFSVPIGFLRRLLDNKGVLTAVGTTSLRALESTYWLGVKLMQPAADIRRMKLEQWEAYDLPQNISLNDALSSLITAMEANGINTLYASTRIMIVPGYTFRVCQRLITNFHQPQSTLLLLVSAFTGEHWKDIYQYALEHDFRFLSYGDSSLLELSGS